The following coding sequences are from one Saccopteryx bilineata isolate mSacBil1 chromosome 3, mSacBil1_pri_phased_curated, whole genome shotgun sequence window:
- the RNF186 gene encoding E3 ubiquitin-protein ligase RNF186 codes for MPTCSQTTSRSQQHLGYAQALNCHVLLDPMPRMAGTEVPQQPAPHQPLPTSIGTTTNSPMGPTSGHHGSADRDLECLVCREPYSCARLPKLLGCQHSFCAICLKLLLCVQDSTWSITCPLCRKATAVPGGLICSLRDQEAVVGRLAQPCPEVWLCPQELVNPATLTAGHSSMAGEDEQDMANANRVAARRLLAHLLLLALLIVLILPFIYSGVIQWALIFIVALALLMSTLFCCHPSSQGSCWPSPRTLFCGDQKHSEISSVA; via the coding sequence atgcccacctGCAGTCAGACTACATCTAGGTCCCAGCAGCACCTTGGCTATGCCCAGGCCCTGAACTGCCACGTCCTGCTGGATCCCATGCCCAGAATGGCTGGCACCGAGGTCCCACAGCAGCCAGCCCCGCACCAGCCCCTGCCAACCTCTATAGGCACCACCACCAACAGCCCCATGGGCCCCACCAGTGGTCATCATGGCTCTGCGGATCGTGACCTGGAGTGCCTGGTATGCCGGGAGCCCTACAGCTGTGCCCGCCTCCCCAAGCTGCTGGGCTGCCAGCACTCCTTCTGTGCCATCTGCCTGAAGCTCCTGCTGTGCGTGCAGGACAGCACCTGGTCCATCACCTGCCCGCTGTGCCGCAAGGCCACTGCCGTCCCCGGGGGCCTCATCTGCAGCCTGCGTGACCAGGAGGCCGTGGTGGGGCGGCTAGCCCAGCCATGCCCAGAGGTTTGGCTCTGTCCTCAGGAGCTAGTGAATCCTGCCACCTTAACAGCAGGGCATTCCAGCATGGCAGGAGAGGATGAACAGGACATGGCAAATGCCAACCGCGTGGCAGCCCGGCGCCTGCTGGCGCACCTGCTCCTACTGGCCTTGCTTATCGTCCTCATCCTCCCCTTCATCTACTCCGGTGTCATCCAGTGGGCGCTCATCTTCATCGTTGCCCTGGCCCTGCTGATGTCCACCCTCTTCTGCTGTCACCCCAGCAGCCAGGGCAGCTGCTGGCCCTCCCCCCGGACTCTCTTCTGTGGAGATCAGAAACACAGCGAGATCTCTTCGGTTGCCTGA